From one Cupriavidus sp. P-10 genomic stretch:
- a CDS encoding LysR family transcriptional regulator produces the protein MDLRDLKYFLAVANAGNFRRAAELVHRSQPTLTKAVDRLEASLGAALFERDGRGQKLSAAGVALRARAAGLLQEADLVRDEVGAIARGVAGTVRLGSGPLGAEYLLPPICQMLLREAPNVVLQLSIRHNYELRDDLREGRVDVILGFVPDQEDDEFHCETLLKDTVVVAAVKGHPIFRVRKPGLESLAGYRWALPNRAVPSRNWLDQTMESRNLPRPVVQIETNSIPLIPRVVADTELLTFVSRRTLLASGGDLLEVPLPAATLVRNFGVTFRRGAPLSPVADRLIGLLHEFGKTLFDRLD, from the coding sequence ATGGACCTGCGTGACCTCAAGTACTTCCTGGCCGTCGCCAACGCCGGCAACTTCCGCCGCGCCGCCGAACTGGTGCACCGCAGCCAGCCGACCCTGACCAAGGCGGTCGACCGCCTTGAAGCCTCGCTCGGCGCCGCGCTGTTCGAGCGCGACGGCAGGGGCCAGAAACTGAGCGCGGCCGGGGTCGCGCTGCGCGCCCGCGCCGCCGGCCTGCTGCAGGAGGCCGACCTCGTGCGCGACGAGGTGGGCGCCATCGCGCGCGGCGTGGCGGGCACCGTCAGGCTGGGCAGCGGCCCCCTCGGCGCGGAATACCTGCTGCCGCCCATCTGCCAGATGCTGCTGCGCGAAGCCCCCAACGTAGTGCTGCAACTGAGCATCCGCCACAACTACGAACTGCGCGACGACCTGCGCGAAGGGCGCGTGGATGTGATCCTCGGCTTCGTGCCGGACCAGGAGGATGACGAGTTCCACTGCGAGACGCTGCTGAAGGACACCGTCGTGGTCGCGGCCGTCAAAGGGCATCCGATCTTCCGCGTGCGCAAGCCCGGGCTGGAGTCGCTGGCCGGCTATCGCTGGGCGCTGCCCAACCGCGCGGTGCCGAGCCGGAACTGGCTCGACCAGACCATGGAATCGCGCAACCTGCCGCGGCCCGTGGTGCAGATCGAGACCAACTCGATCCCGCTGATCCCGCGCGTGGTGGCCGACACCGAGCTGCTGACCTTTGTCTCGCGGCGCACCTTGCTCGCCAGTGGCGGCGACCTGCTGGAAGTGCCGCTGCCGGCGGCCACGCTGGTGCGCAATTTCGGCGTGACGTTCCGCAGGGGGGCGCCGCTGTCGCCGGTGGCGGACAGGCTGATCGGGCTGCTGCACGAGTTCGGCAAGACCTTGTTTGACCG